Part of the Bacteroidota bacterium genome is shown below.
ACCGGATCCTGCTATACCTGCTGTGCCTGGGCGGCGTAGTGCCTGCCGGGAGCCATGCGCAGAAAAAGGAGCTTCGGTTTGAGAAACAACGAACCGAAAAAGATGCCCCCTACCGCACGCAGGTCAACCAGATTGGGGGGCCGAACAGCCCGCTGCTGGAAAAAGTCTTTGAGCTGAACGCCAGTGCGCTCCGCCCGGTGTTGAAAAAAGCAGATGACTACCGGCTCCAGATCATCTTTACGCAGATCAATCGGGATAAATACAACCGCCCCTACGTAAAGCACCACACCTGGCGCTACCGCCCCGAGGAGTATTTCTTCCCCGCCAGTGCAGTAAAGATGGCTACCGCTGCCATTGCCCTGGAGCATGCCCGGCAGCTGGGCATGCCCGCAGATGCGGAGCTTCGCACCTTTGCCAGCGGAGGCTGCTCGGGCGCCACAGGCCTGGAAGAGATGAGCCTGAGCTATGGCCATGCCTGCCTGAGGCACTATGTAAAAGACGTTTTTCTGGTAAGTGGCAACCTTAGCTACGACCGGCTGTACGAGTTTGTAGGCCCAGGCCTGCTGAACCGGCGCCTATGGGAAAAGGGCTATCCCAGCTACCGCATACGCACCCGCTATGGGCAGTACTGCAGCGAAGCACAAAACCGGATAACCAACCGCATGATCTTCTACGGACCGGATGGGAGCCCGCTGTATGAGCAACCGCAAGACACCGCCGAGGCACTACCCCCGGCAGCCATGCGGCGCACCGTGGTGGGTACTGCCCTGCTGCAAGACGGAGCGCTGGCACCCCCAAAAGACTTCCGGATGGGCAATGCTGCCAGCCTGGAAGACCTGCACAAGGTGCTGATGGCCCTGGTACTGCCCCAGGTGGTAGCCCCATCCGAACGTTTCCGGCTGGCACGAGAGGACTACCAGCTGCTGCACAAATACATGAGCATGCTACCCACCGAGAGTAGCGACCCCCAGTATGATGCCTACTACAGCCCCACCTGCATGAAGTACCTATTCTGCGGCACTAGACAGCCCCTGCCAGGCGCCGATGTGCGGATTTTCAACAAGGTGGGCCAGGCATATGGCTTCCTTACAGACTGTGCCTATATCGTAGACTTTGAGCATAATGTGGAGTTTATGCTCTCGGCCACCCTGTACTGCAATGAAGACGGGGTGCTAAACGACGATCTATACGACTACGAGCGCATCGGCTTTCCCTTTCTGCGTCAGCTGGGCCAGATCCTGCTAGACCTGGAGCGTAGCCGAAACAAGCCCTATAAGCCGGATCTTTCCTTCTACCGGCACAACTATGCCTACTACTAGGCTGCCCGGGGTGTAGGCCAGTTTCTTACCTTCGTATCATGTCGCTCACCGCGCTCATCCACAGCAGTCGGCTGCGGCTGCTAGACCTGAGCCAGCGCAACCGGGCGCTGAAGATGCCGCGCCTGCTGCCCGGGCGCGAGCTGGACCTGCACAGCCTGGGCTGGACAGAGGGCACCCCCCCGGAGGCAATACTGGCCTCGGTAGTGGCGCAGCAGCGTGTGGCACTGCTAAAGCCTGCCGCACGGGCCTACCCCGAGGCGGAACGGCTGGGCCGAAGCCTGACCCGCCTGTACCGCCTGCTGCAGCATGGCCAGCGCGAAACTGGGGCCTACGACCTGTATGTGGGCTACCCCTTTGTGCAGGGCCGGTTTGCAGAGGGGTCGGTGGCGCGCTGCCCACTGCTGCTCTTCCCGGTGCAGCTGGTGCGCAGGGTGCAGGGCGACTGGACGCTGGCCCCCCGCCGGCTGGATGAGGCCCTCCTGAACGAAGCTTTCTTTCGGGCACTGGAAAAATTCAACGAACGCCTGCTGCCGCCCGAGTTCTGGGCCTTCAACCCCCGGCAGGGCAGCCTGCAGCTCCTGCTAAACCAGCTGTATGCCCACCTGAAGCAGTGGCAGATACCCATCGACTTCAACTCACAGCTCTTTCTGCGCCAGCTAGACCCCTGGGTAGACTACCAGGAGGAAAGCCTGGGCCACTGGCCCATCGGGCAGCTGAGCCTGCACCCCCAGGCGGCACTGGGCATCTTTCCGCCCTACGACACCGCGCTGCTGCAGGACTACCGTAGCCTGCTGGAGGCCCCCGAGGCATTTGACCTGGCTACACTGATAGATCCCCCGCCCGCCCCAGCGGTAGCGCGCCCCGCGCGGGCGGTGCAGGCATACCCCCTGCCCGTAGACCACGGCCAGGAACAAGCCCTATGGGCCATACAGGCCGGCCAGAGCATTGTGGTACACGGCCCCCCGGGCACAGGCAAGAGCCAGCTGATTGTAAATGCGGTGGCAAATGCCCTGGTACAGGGGCAAAAGGTACTGGTGGTAAGCGAAAAGCGGGCGGCCCTGGAGGTAGTGAGCAAGCGCCTGGCAGACCTGGGGCTAGGCCCGTGGGCGTACATGATCCACGACTACCGGGGCGACAGAGACAGCCTGTATGCCCGGCTGCTGGAGCAGGCAGCGGCCAGCCCCACAGCCTCATACGAGCACACGGAAGCGGATGCCCTGCGCTGGCAGCAGCGGGCCGAGCAGCAAGACCGGCTGGCTGCCGCCTTTTCGGCCCGGGCGGCCGTGCTATACACGCCCTTGGCCTGTGGCTATAGCCCAGCCGAGCTGTATGTGCGTACCCAAGACACGCGGCCAGGCCGCCTGGATTGGCCCGCCGAGGGGCTGGATCGGCACCAGCTGGAGGATTTCTTTTTGTGGATCGAGCGGCTACGACCCTTCCAGGATCTGCTGGACCCACAGCATCCCTGGCGGGCCCGCCCCAGCTGGACGCAGCTGCCAGAGGCGGCCCGAGAAGAAGCTGCGGCTTGGGTAGAACAGCTGCCCGAATGGCTGGCCCAGCTGCAAGCCTACCAGGCCCAGCGCCTGCCGGGCCTGCCGATTGAGGACACCGAGGAGCTGGACGCTGCCGTACAGCAGCTGGAGCAGCGCATGCAGCCGCTGCACCCAGCCAGCTGGCCTGCCTGGGTGTGGGCCGCCTACCACGGGCCCGCTGCCACCCTGGAGCCCCTGGAGCAGGCCCAGCGCCTGCTGGAAGC
Proteins encoded:
- a CDS encoding serine hydrolase, which encodes MTSIPIRMPKYRPKHRILLYLLCLGGVVPAGSHAQKKELRFEKQRTEKDAPYRTQVNQIGGPNSPLLEKVFELNASALRPVLKKADDYRLQIIFTQINRDKYNRPYVKHHTWRYRPEEYFFPASAVKMATAAIALEHARQLGMPADAELRTFASGGCSGATGLEEMSLSYGHACLRHYVKDVFLVSGNLSYDRLYEFVGPGLLNRRLWEKGYPSYRIRTRYGQYCSEAQNRITNRMIFYGPDGSPLYEQPQDTAEALPPAAMRRTVVGTALLQDGALAPPKDFRMGNAASLEDLHKVLMALVLPQVVAPSERFRLAREDYQLLHKYMSMLPTESSDPQYDAYYSPTCMKYLFCGTRQPLPGADVRIFNKVGQAYGFLTDCAYIVDFEHNVEFMLSATLYCNEDGVLNDDLYDYERIGFPFLRQLGQILLDLERSRNKPYKPDLSFYRHNYAYY